A stretch of DNA from Vidua chalybeata isolate OUT-0048 chromosome 3, bVidCha1 merged haplotype, whole genome shotgun sequence:
CTGGTCCCTTTGCTCAGGCTTAGTTCTTCCAAATGCTGGGCATGGCCCCTTTGGAATGATTCCTTTATTGCTGATATGCACCTGGAATACTGAATGCAGCTGGGGAGAAGTATTGCTTAGTAATTTAGGTGACATGTTTGCTGGATAAATTCTGGACTAAAAATGAGCTATACCATTAAAACTTAATTGTCACTCTTTTATTATTGACCTGACTGTTCTACAGGGGATAAAAATCCTGATTTAAGAAaggtattattttatttttttttactgcttagCTGCCACATGTTTTTATCCTCTGTGAAGTCATGTAAAGAATGATTACTCTGAGTTCTAACAACTCTGTTAGAGAGTATTTCAGACTGACCTGCCTATTGTGCTATTTCCATGAAGAAGATTCTGAATTGTTAGGAACTGGCAAGATCAGAAATGTTTTGAGGCAGATCATGTTTATGTTGGGTTTGGGTGTCTCTGCAATAAAGCAAGCAGGGAATAAAGCCCCGGAACAATGAAGCAGAGCAAAAGTGGAACGTTTGGATGGTCAATTTGTTCCCTACAGCTCTCAGCCAGCTGAATTCTGGGGTCCTCTAGTGGGGAGTGCAAAGCTTCTTTTACTTCCACCGCCTGGTGCTGTTGTTTGTGTCCCACCACTTTGTTTGAtgtgaagagaaataaacaaaatcccACAGCAACAAGCTGCAACCCAGAACTGAGTGggaattacagaaataaaggcCTTGAAAAGTAGCTTTGGAAAGGGTCTACTTCCTAGACAGTGTGAAACCCTCAggcctggcctggctgggctTAGGGCTGGCTGCccttgggaagggaaagggatggAGTTGGGGTTAACTGTAGTTCAACTGGAGCCTCCAGGAGTGGGGCTATTGGCCCTGGATCCACTGTTGATCAGTCATCCAGTGCAGCAAACTTGAGAGCTCGCTGGCTCTGAGAGGCCCCACTCAGAGGGAGGTTGCTGCTGGCAGCCGCTGTGGTCCAGGAGAGCTCCCAGGGCCTCCTTTTGGAGCACTGCTCATGGGCCTCAGTCCTAAAATGCTCCATCATGGCCACACTTTGGCTCAGCAGCCTGCCTTTGAAAGTGGGAGAAGAAGGATGTCAGGCCATTCAGACAATAAAAGTGGTTTCCAGGGCTGTTCACAGAAATCCCCAGGAGCTCGTTAGACAGCACAAGTTCCTGGGAGCACTCAGCGTTTCTGAAaagctccagaggagctgagcccaggggctGTTCAGCAAGGCCCAGGCCTGACAAGCGTTTCTCAGATCACCGTGTGGCCTGACAAGGCCGGGGGGATTCACCACCACAATCTGAAGCATCAAGTTTTGATGGAGGGTAAAAAGCCATGGCCCAGTGGAAGTGGAGCATGTCCTCAGGCCTGTGGCAGAATCACAAGGCTGATATCCTTGTGCTACTGATTCCATCTCTCCCCTCTTTTCTAAATTCTTGGTGGCAAGGTCACATAGGTTAGACACACAGCTCACAAGCAGTGCTCCTCTTTTCCTGCACAATGCATTAAAGTGAGAATCGTGTCACATCCAAAAATCGTGTTCTGTTATGGTTTAATgactattttgaaaaaattctGGAGCAGCAAACTTGCTTCCTCAAATATTTACTGTGCATGGCatggagcacagaggaaagatttAATGTTAAAAGCATTGCCCAGGCAATGCTCTTTTGACAAGTTCTGCCCTGAGCTTTCCTTGGGAAGATCTGAAAGGTTCAAGGTCACTAGCACAAGCacctgcagtggctgctggccagcagagcagggctgtcagCTGTGAAACAAGTGTTGCcacaagcagcagcttccccagggCAGCAAATCAAgagctgggaaggtgctgatCTGAAGGCCAAACCTCCTTAGCTCCTTCTAAAAGAGCTGGAACAGTTCCTCATTCCAGTGAGGTGGATGCTGGACACCACAGCTCTATGTGAGGACTGGACACAAGTCTGGTCCCACTGAGTGCTGTGATGtttctgcaggagctctgggctCCTGTGTGTGCTGGACACAACGGGGAGAGAAGGAGCCAAGTGCACTCTTAAACTTCCAGATGGCGcaggatgtctcccagacccaaCCTGCCACCACCTACAACTTGGGCTGCGCTGGCAGTGGCAAATGCTTCCTGCAAAATGACATCAGGAAATCTGGGGGATGAGTTTTGTTCCCCATGGGAAAGGGCCAGCATTCCTGTCCAGGGGCCTGcaactggagctgctgctgaatttttcaCGTTGCTTTACCCCCCCTGCCAAATGCTATCTATGGCTGAGAAAGGACACAGAAGGATTAccctggaggaagggaggccAAAAGCTcggaaaaggatgaaagaaacGCTCCGATGATGAAAGAGACGCTCCGATGATGACAGTGAcaacaagaaaacaatttatttttgacagcaaatgaacacccgctgccctccagccctcccagcctggcaggccgAGCGGAGCCGTTTCCATGGcatgaggtgctggcagcctgcggAGAGAAACCAGAGAGCCACGGTCAGTCACAGAAggctcctgtgccctgtcctgccatggcctgtgcccgggccaggctgctggctgtgctcagagcccaaacCTCCCGAGCCATTCTGTGtttccagagaagggcagcgtgGCAGGCCACGTTCCACCTCCTCcgcttcagcacagcacagcagcctcctcagcagctgcaagggcgGGATGCCCGTGTGCCCGCTGCCCTCTGCCCGAAGcccttctgccagcccagctgtggagcCGGGTACCCACCTCTGCagacctgctgccaggagaggagctgatCCCACATGAGGTCCTCGTCCTTCTTGAAGGGGATGTCCCCCCGCAGGGGCAGCGCTGGCACTGGACACACTCCACGGATGGTGCAGGTGCTTCCCTGTTTGGTCCGGGCACCAGCTGTAATcttcctggaaaaaacaaaaacaattgTGTGAAAGTCAATTCAAAAGAATacatggaaagaggaaaatgtgtcAAAGGTTATCACAGGCCTAGGGAGGGTCTGACCACTCTATGCAGGAATTAAACCTCTCCACgggtggggaaaaaccccacctttcccACCTGTAAACCCACCCCCTCCTCAAGGGCCTGCAAAGAAGACCAGCTGGGGCACGGCTTCAGAACCCGTCCCACTCTGCTGCCCCCATCCACATGGATGGATGTTTTGTCAGGCTGGCtgcccccgccccagcccgtgccaggctggctggcagaagctgtcagcaaggccaggagccGGCTCCCCTTCCACAACATCCGTCCCCTTCCCAACAAAAAGCATCTTGGCAGCtggggaaaaattaatattccccaGCGCCGCCGAGCGGGGAACCTGCGGCGCGTGGCCAGGCCGagccctgccatgcctggaAGCACGAGCATCCCCCCGCCCCTGCGCCGGCTGGGGACTCATCTTGATTTCATCGGGGCGCAGAGCGTGTCCTCCAGGAAGGGGCCGCAGCCAAAGCCGCTCGGCTTTGCCCCACCAGcggccagctccaggatggtgtTCCCAGCTCCACGTGGTGCTCCAGAAGAACACGCCAGCTGTGCCTCGGCTTGCGGGGACATCCCGATGCCATtgagctgcagggggatgtTTCCCCTGTTCCAGTCCGTGGCACCTTCACTGCACTGCCACCACTTCTCCAGTGGCACGGGGAGCACTGAGCCGCTCCCTCCACAACTCGCCGGGGACCAGCGGAAGCATCTCCTCAGCTGCGCTCTCTCCTCCGTGCCACGGCCGCAGGGAAACCCTCTGAGGGCTTTTCTTTGAGCTCCACAAGATGCGTGCAGCTGGTTCTTGCTGGGCTCCTGGATTCTACTGTGCAGAGGGATGGATCTCTGCTGTCTCCTTGGCCAGGTGAGGCTCTTGCAGCCAAGAATGCTCAAAAAGGTCTTCTAAGGATGGCCTGTCTGTGGGGTCCATGGATAAACACCACATGATGAGGTGCTGgcactctgcagagagaaaacagaaaccaCTGGTCAGCGGGACAAGGCTCCTGTCCATGCTCTCCCAGATTAAATGGGGCTCAGGACACACTAGGAGTGCTCGGAGCCTTCCTCCCATGCCTTGAAGGAGCACTCCCACCTTGAGACACCCGGGCTGGGAAGAAGACCTGGCCCCGGATGATGTCCTCATTGGTGTTGAAAGGAAGGTGCCCACAAACTAGGTCATAgagcaggatgcccagggaccagatggtGGCTGGCTGGCCACGGTAGCAGCCGAAGAGGATCCACTCCGGTGGGCTGTACTCCGGCGTTCCTATGGGACACAGAGGAGCTCATCAGCTCATCAGGCTGacgctgctccctccctccctccctccctcccagccagctcccGTTCCACAacaggcagcccctgccccgaCGAAAAGCAACTTGGCTGCAGCCGGCTGAAGGAGGATTCCCCTTCTTTCCCCCCCTCTTCCCCGTGCCAGCAAAGGGGGGAACCTCCGCTGCCTGGTCACCTGCCATCCGGGTGTACAACGTGTCCCGGAGGATCGTGCCGCAGCCGAAGTCGATGAGCTTCGCCTCGCCCGTGGCCAGGTCGACGAGGACGTTCTCGGCCTTGATGTCGCGGTGCAGGACGCCGCGGCTGGTGCAGTGccgcacggcctccagcacctggcggaACAGCCCCCGCGCCACGGGCTCCGTCAGGAACCCCCGCTCGTCCAGGAAGTCCCAGAGGTCCTGACAGCGCTGCGGACGCTCCATGACCAGCGCGAAGCCGTCGGGCAGCTCGAACCAGTCCAGGAGCCGCACGACGCCGCGGAAGCCAGGGCACGACACCATCCGCAGCAGCgccagctccaggggcaccAGGGCGCCGTTGTGCTGCGGGGGGACCGCGATGCCCTCAGCGGGGCCGATGCTACGCCGCGCCTCGGCcaccccctgcccggccccgccgccgctcgccaTTGCCCGGCCCGGGACGCTGCGCGGGCCCCGCTCACTCCCCGCTCGCTCCCCTCGCAGCCTTCCGGCTGCCACCCTGCCGGGCCTCGCCTTAGCCCCGCCCGGCACGCCCCGCCGCCTTctcccgctggccccgctcacTCACCAGCCGCGCCCACTCCGGGATGCGATCGCGGCGCACTCGCTTGATGGCCACCTGCAAGCCAAGGCGAGCGCCGGGCTGAGCTCgctgcccgccgcccgccgccccctccgctCCGGCCCCGTCTCTTACCGGGGCGCCGTCGGCGAGCCGGGTCCCGGAGTAAACGCTGCCGCAGCCGCCGCTCCCCAGCAGCGGGCCCTCCCGgtagagctgctccaggggaggcTTCTCCGCCCGTGCGGGCGGCACCGCGCTCCCGCTCTTCTGCCCCGGCAAGCCGAGCGCCCGGCGCGCTGCTGCTTGCCGAGCCGCCCCGGGCTgcggcggctcggggccggcggccgAGCTGACGAGCGGCGGAGCTCGGAGCGGGGAAGCTCCTGGGGGAGCTCCCGGGGACGGGGCGGGAGCcgggcggcagcggggcggctgcgggcggAACCGCGGCAGGGGCTGCGTtcggggctggggccgggccAGAGCCCGCGCCAGGCGGAGCCACAGGACGGTGCTGCCCCACCACAGCCAGAGTGAGGAACTCTTCCAGAGACTCTTGCAGAGGCGCCACAGCCACTCCGGAGGGAACCTGGCGGAGGCGAGACCGCGGCGGGCCGGGCATGGCCGGGCAGGGGGCCGGCCCACCCACGGGCGCCTTGCGGGACGCGGCAtgagccgggctgggagaggcgggacacggacgggacgggacgggagtGGAGGGAGTGCTCGACGGAGAAGGGGACGGAGAGCGAGCGGAAAACCGATCTAGAgaagcgctgctgctgctgctgctgctgctgctgctgctgctgctgctgctgctgcggagCCGCTGCAGCTCGCGGACGTTCCTCCGTTGCCTCGGCGAACCCAACGGAGGAGCCGCGCTCCGCGGAAcgaaagagagaaacaaacaaataaacccgCAGATTGCTGTTAGAGAAGTAACCAGAGATCCTGACAGCGGTGTTCCAgcacctcaccaccctcacagtgaagagggtttttttcctgaatatctTGTTTAAACCAACCGTTTTGGTCCATTTTAAAGGCAGTGCTACTGCATATGGAGGTTTTCCTTCAGCTGAGGGCGAGAACGGAACTGAAGGGTACATGAGCTCCCTGTACCATTGTCTTCTTACCATCCTTTATGCagagagcaggcagagaaacAAGTGGCTGtagtgaaaaaaatctgcttttccaacAGCAATGTGAGCTGTTCGTCATGCAGAACTAAGAGCGTGCATTGCAATTTGTAAATACCCTGCTCCACCAAGCGTCTGCAATTAGATCTGCAATACTGAAAAAGACACGGAGAGGTTTTGCTGTAATCCCCTCTGCCCCTGACTGCAAACGGATCGTGTCTTTCCTGTCCCTGTTCAGACGGCAGGGGAACAAACTGCCTCAAGgtacaaaaggaaaattacgTGAAGCATTTGGCTACAGCGCTGGATGGTGTTCTGAGGAGAAAGATGAATGATACATTGACATAATGGGAATATGACACCTACATACACCACTCAAAAAGCACAACTGGAGCACCAATCAAGCTTGGCAATTTCAGCTCTTTCTTCTAAATCTTTCCTCAGTTCCATGATGGggcacaaaatatttttttcgTGATATTCCATAACGTTGTGGTTGCTTACTTTTTATATACGAAAAGGTAGAACAGCTGTGGAAAAAGAAGtctcctccaaaaaaaaaaaaaagatctctGATTaagattttctgaaatattagaAATGTAAAAGCACTATCATAGTATTTCCTTCTAATATTGAGGATCTTCCCCAGCAGAGAACAGCTATGTACAGACAGTGCAATATGTTCTCCATCCGCACACTGGGCAGATTTTACACCCACTCCCCAAAAGAGCTTTCACGCCACAAGAGACAGGAACTGTGTCTCTGGTAAGGTTTTCTTGAGCTATggtaaaaagtaatttaagcaaacatttttattacctGTGGTAAGTACTTTTCTGTAAGCAAAATTATTACTACTGTTGCTTTAGTCATGTATCATATTTTCACTAGAGTCTTGTTCACATTAAGTCAAATTAACAACATTCATTTCCTGTGCATTACCCCATAGGCTGTATCCCATGATAACATTAAATTGTTGTTTTGTATGGACTTCTAATAGAAGTTTTTTGGGAAATGCAATAGAATATAGGCAAATCTAGTGTTAACTAATGTATTTTTACAGTTaacattgcttttatttttggaacCCCAGCATGGAGGAACAAAAAGAGGTAATGCATCTGCCTCGCCCAGCGAGCTGGGCAGCTGAGCAAAGCAGCTGCCATAAGGCAGAGGTGATTCAAAGAACAAACATGATCCACCCTCAGGCTGAGGATGGATCTGTCCTTTGCACAAAGACACAAAGGGAGAAATGATCTCCTTTCCTCGAAATTCTCAGGAAGGCTAAGAGAAGTACCATAAACAGGCTTCTAGCATTCAACCCACACAGATGCAAAAGGAACTTCTGCAAACTTGTACCTGTACTTAAGAGGATaaatcaatgtattttttatcaGACACTACCATGAATTGGGAAAGTCCTAAACCactatttaattttaagcaaagtgtttattttagtttataGGCTTATTTGTATCAAAAGCAGTTACTTCAAAATCAAATTCACATAAAATTCAGCATGAAGTTGTCACTGGTTAAGATGCATTGCTGAAAGATAAGGGCTCTGAATGACATTTTAACAGCTTTGTGGGGGAACAAATAAAACTGCGGGGTATGAGATCCCATTTTGTGTCTTTTAGTTTTCATGGGGTTTAATTGATTTAAGATTATCTTGAGCGTGGCTTTACATTCATCCTAGACCATAATGGTAAACTTATAAATATAACAAAATTACATATaatgagagggtttttttctgtctaataGCACCACACACAAGGCAAATCCAGATAAAATGTTGCTTAAGTGTACCACATGAGCTCATAGAGCTCAGTGTTGAAATGTTGATGTTTTGCAGTAGGAGTATTTCAAATGAAGACACATTTCTCCTAATGGTGgaatctgttttccttcatgAGCTGGgtttaaggaaataattttattatctcATTCTGGACCTCAAAGCCTATGTCTAGATGAGTCCTGTATAGGAAATTCACGACAGACAAAAGCATGTGCATGGATGATGAAGTatgtggtttttggtttttttttttgctatgttgcaatatttattttttacaggaATGGtaagaaatattatttcctaTTAATAACAATATATGTAGCTTGATTTCTTACTTAAAAGGTGTGATTTGCCTTGGTGTCAAGGATAATGAAACTTACTTTAATGTCAGGCTTTTCTAATGTGCAACAAATACTTGCTGTCTCTATCACTGGTCGGAAGCTgttatttttgtatgttttgaGAAGGTTATATATGTAGGTTATTTGTCCTTCTGCTTGTAGATAAAATTGTTGTGTTGCATGTGTTGATCCAAGAAGCATCTCTAGCTCTGGAAAGGCTGGCATAGAATCACAGTGGGGTTTAGATGAGAAGGGATTGCTGGAGGTCTTTCATCCTGTCATCTGCTGGGGGTGAGGCTAACTCCAAAGCTCtgtcaggttgctcagggccttCTCCAGTCAATTTTGAGCACCTGGAGGGATGTAGGACTTTTAATCTTGCCCTTTCACATGCTGGTTACACTCTGGCCAGTACAGCCTGGCATGTGACCGGCTTTCATCATCACAAGGGTGCAGTGCAAAGAAACGTGGACAAATTCTACCAAAAAGAGAGAGCTCTTAGCAGTTCTTTCAGTCTATACAAAAGGTATTTTTGGGGTAGGAGGGGGGTGGTCTATTCAAGGCTTTCCCATTGCTGTTGATCTGACAGTGAagtatttttatagaaaattacTGCAAATTGCTTTCAGATGCTACATTGGACAAGCATTTGCAACTTGGCAAGCTGAGATGGACTCGTGCATTGTGTTCCTCTGCTGTGATTAGGATGGAGATACAATTAGTGTGTCTAGGGTTTGggctgtttgggtttttgttgctttcttttatttgtttttttcccttaattctGGCAAGGTGCTTTGGGTGGGTAAGTGAAGAGACTTTAATCTAAAAGCTAATTGTATTTCAGGACACTAAAACTTCCTGTTGTTGAGATCTACTTCTGGACCTCCCAAGTTGCATTCCGTGGTTGTGATCCCTGCTGTATTGCCTGATGCTGCAGGAGTTTTGCTCTCATGTCTGTGACTGACTGTCCAGCAGTCACAGGCTCCTGAGACATGTCCCCTCTGCCTTCTTCTCACCAGACTACACAATTCCAGCCCTCTCCCCTCAGAGGCACTGTGCTCCAGGTCCCTAACAATTTTTGAAGTCTCCTCTCCTAGCTGGAGAGGAGACTACAAAAATGCCCCATCCCTCCTGAACTGGAGGACCTAACACTGGAGACGAATCCTGGAGAGACCTCGCCAGCTCTGGACAGAGTGGATAGAAATCCCTCTTCTGGCTGTGCTAGACACGTGGCTGCTAGTGCAGCCTGTTTATCTTATCTGTGATGGGAACATACTTCTGGTTAATTGTCAGCCTGTTGTCTGCTGAaaccccaagtccttctcagaAGGGCTGTTGAGCAGATTGAATCTTCCAGCCTGGCTGAATGCAGAGCTGTGTCACCCcttgtgcagagctctgctcctcaccTCCTTGGACACCACAAGGGCCCCTCTGGGCAGACAGTCTGCTGTTTGTTAGGGTGGCCACCCTCCCAATTTAGTGTCACCTGTGGCTGTTTGTGCTCTTCACCCAAGGTAGAACCAAGATAAAACTTCATGTTGTTCTGAATGTATAAACTCCCTGGAGGGAGTATTTCTGTCTTGATCTGTGTAGGACAAAACAACCACATAAACAGGTGTGAGATAACTCCAACACGACCTACATGTTTGATGAAAGACATTACTCAGTGCTCAGTGGTAAAGCCAAGCACAGAAGTCCAGGGAAGGCTGACCACAAAGCTCTGCTTAGTGCTGTTGCTGGTTTCTCCTACCATTGCTTCCAGGCATCTTGATTGTTCCCAGATCAATTAATTGATCTGTTCTGTTTTAGTCTGCTTTCTATGGTAGTGTTTCCTAGCCTCATTTGGCAGTGACTTTTTCTGCTGTCATATAATAACCATCTAATTGACGGTTATTGCATTAAGGCAATACTTTAGTGTTCCACCACCCTTGCCTCTCACCTccccttctttcctctcccacccctttgtCTTTCAACCAACCTTTCTCTCACatctcccttcttttcttcccagtcCTATGTTCACAGTGATCTGCACCTGATCCTTTCCCTCTACCATTCCCTTTCGTGTTCACCTTGTACCATTCACCCTTACTGCAAAATTGACTTCTCTGTTCCATCAACAGagcctgctcagctgctgctgtagcaATGCTCCTACAAACCAGCAGTTTTGTAGTTGTGCTATAAACTTCCCACTATCATATGAACCATATAATCATACAGCTTCAGCCATATGACCTTCAGGATGTGGGCGCAGCATGGTTTTGTGCAGTGATACACTCCTTGTTCTCTACTTCATTCTAGAGTTCAAATCTGAAGTAGTTTGGATGGAAAGAAAAGCTCCAGTTTCTAAATTCTGTGGAGTTTCCATGCAGACAGGTTctgctgtaattatttttagcaTGTGGCTTCTGCTGTCAGTTTCTGACATGGCTCCTGCTGGACCCTTCCCAGTGAAATCAGAATGTGGGGCTTCAAGCTGTTATCCTGGATCCACCAGCAGCAATGGCCAATGCACAGATGGACAGCAGCACTCATAAAACGTTATCTATTACACGGGAGCCggatttcttcccttcccttgtcCTTTCCAAAAGGATACTGCTTCTCTCTGAAAGACACGAATGAGTATTTCTGGAAATGTAAAAACGTGGGGAAATGCTTACTGCTGGGCTTCTGGGCAAAAATGATCAGTGTGTTTCCTCTCACACTATACTCATGCCCCTCCTGGTAAAGAAAAACCTTCCCAGAAAAggcttgtgctgcagcaggagaaacaaGGCTCTGAGTAATGCAAAATCGTGTGCAGGAACTCTGCCTGCTGGGAACTGGCTATTGCTAACTTCCCTCCAGCAGCCCATGCTGGccactggcagtgctggctgaaATATGGAACTTGTAGCAGAGACAGAAGGAGGCAGGGATCAGGCTGGACCTCatgcaggctttttttttacaagaggggaagggaggtgggctagaaaaaaaaagaaggaaaaagtgatGCAGGAGTCTGCCTGGATTCCAGCTGCCACACGCTGCACCACCAGCTGGTATCCCTGAAGTGCCACCATCTGGCAAATGCCACAGAGATGTCACCTACCTTGCCCCTGCAGCCATCGCTGCACTGGAGCACCATTTACctcaaaaaagtaatttttcaccTTCCATGTTCTTTGCAGAACAAATGCTAGCATGAGCTCTCACTGCTGGCACCTTGCTCCTTAGCATGACACCATGGAGGTGGCTTctttaaaaggcttttaaaaggCTGTGCAGTTGCTTCACAAATAAAGCAGGTATTCAGTGCAAAGGGTCCTATCCTGAAGGGTGCCCTCCTGGCACAAGGGTGCTGGGTGCTTTGGGAAGTGGAGCAGATGAATGGGAAGCAACCAGCAAAAGGCAATTGGGAGCAGACAGGAGTGGACGTGGGATGCTACAAGGAGAAGGTACCGAGGAGATGCTGTCTGAGgtcaggaggggctgggggtcagacactgctctgggagctgttAAAACAGGAAGAGAACATAAAAGAAGCCAAGTATTCTGACTGTTGGCATCATGCTGGAAagatttattgtctttttttctgtgaagtacAACGTAAAAGTCTCATGtttgaggagaggagaaaaactaCCAGGCTGCACTGTTGCTTTTTTACAGTCTTAGAGTCATCCCTGAAAGTGTGAGGCTTAGTTCTTCCCTCTGGATATCAGGAGTGACTGCAACAGGATTATATCAGTATGGGACTAGTATACACAGGCAtcccccttccttccttccttccttccttccttccttccttccttccttccttccttccttccttccttccttccttccttcctgccttcctgccttcctgccttcctgccttcctgccttcctgccttcctgccttcctgccttcctgccttcctgcctgcctgcctgcctgcctgcctgcctgcctgcctgcctgcctgccttcctgcctgccttcctgccgGCCTTCCTGCCGGCCTTCCTGCCggccttcctgccttcctgccgGCCTTCCTGCCGGCCTTCCTGCCGGCCTTCCTGCCGGCCTTCCTGCCggccttcctgccttcctgccgGCCTTCCTGCCGgccttcctgcccttcctgccgGCCTTCCtggccttccttccttcctggccTTCCTTCCTGGCCggccttccttccttcctggccTTCCTTCCtggccttccttccttcctggccTTCCTTCCTGGCCTTCCCTCCCTCATACCTCTACATTAATTATTTCCTACACTTTTTTGACCAACCTGCCCTGGGTCTAACAAAAATGCAGCTCTTCCCTTGACCAAGGCAACCTTCAGAATTCCAGAAAGAACTTTCCAGACTCCATGTCCGATCCCACCTTGGTTCAAACAGGACCCTCTAAGGACACCCTTCCCTCTCACAGCAGCTCCAGTCCCATAAACAAaagggacaggtgggacagtgGCCActttccctctgcagcaccaTCAGAAGCAGTGCCTTGCCCTTTAGTCTGGCATGGAAAGATGCCAGAGAGTTGCAAAGAGGTTTTCAACTGTAACAAATTGCATTGGTGTCATCTGGCTGGAGCCAGGTGGAGTCTGCCAATGCATGCTGGTGAAAGAACCCATTTGAAGCAGTGGCCAGGACTTGGAGCTGTAGAGCACAAACCAGCATTTCAGATCAAAGCAGTGGCAgtaggagcagcagcagcaggatggatgGATTGTGAACACAGCTGGAAGCAAGGCATCCAGTCTTAGCAGGGTATTTTCTGTGGCTGTGGGGTGCCATGCCACTGACTACAGCTGGGGCCTGTGGTCCACGAAGGCACCAAAACTTTTCAAGCAATTGGCAGTGACTGAACTCTCACAATAATGTCCAATGCCCAAATGCAGTCCTGTTGAGTTAATTTGACTTTCCTCTGTGGTATTGAAGaggagccctgcctgcctctctGCAGCATATGGCTTGACTATCCCACCACAGCCACATCCAAGGaataggaggaaaaagagaaagcgAGAAAAGTCTTCCCAAAGCGTGGGAAAGCAAATGACGCCTGATACTAATTTGATCTGACCTGTTTCTGAAGGCAGTGGAGGACACACCTTTCAGCTCCATCTGTCTCTTTTACTGAAGAGAAGGGACACAGACACTCCCAGAGAAACCTGTGGGTGTTTTTacaagagcagaggaagaacagGCAGCTGCCATGGAAAGAAAGCAGGATTTAAGAGGGAAAATAATCCTGCTTTCTTCATTCATAACCATTTCTACCAAAGCAGAACTTGGCAAGA
This window harbors:
- the LOC128784976 gene encoding LOW QUALITY PROTEIN: serine/threonine-protein kinase pim-1-like (The sequence of the model RefSeq protein was modified relative to this genomic sequence to represent the inferred CDS: deleted 1 base in 1 codon), coding for MPRPARRPWVGRPPARPCPARRGLASARFPPEWLWRLCKSLWKSSSLWLWWGSTVLWLRLARALARPQPRTQPLPRFRPQPPRCRPAPAPSPGAPPGASPLRAPPLVSSAAGPEPPQPGAARQAAARRALGLPGQKSGSAVPPARAEKPPLEQLYREGPLLGSGGCGSVYSGTRLADGAPVAIKRVRRDRIPEWARLHNGALVPLELALLRMVSCPGFRGVVRLLDWFELPDGFALVMERPQRCQDLWDFLDERGFLTEPVARGLFRQVLEAVRHCTSRGVLHRDIKAENVLVDLATGEAKLIDFGCGTILRDTLYTRMAGTPEYSPPEWILFGCYRGQPATIWSLGILLYDLVCGHLPFNTNEDIIRGQVFFPARVSQECQHLIMWCLSMDPTDRPSLEDLFEHSWLQEPHLAKETAEIHPLHSRIQEPSKNQLHASCGAQRKALRGFPCGRGTEERAQLRRCFRWSPASCGGSGSVLPVPLEKWWQCSEGATDWNRGNIPLQLNGIGMSPQAEAQLACSSGAPRGAGNTILELAAGGAKPSGFGCGPFLEDTLCAPMKSR